From a single Podarcis raffonei isolate rPodRaf1 chromosome 10, rPodRaf1.pri, whole genome shotgun sequence genomic region:
- the USP18 gene encoding ubl carboxyl-terminal hydrolase 18 isoform X1, with translation MGQRAGRPKPKRTFKLEEYQTMTAEADEESSTEEALETCSQKLQEICGMADSRNGAVGLYNIGLNCCLNSLLQVLFMNRQFTMILRRIKVPFEAAEQKASVPYQMLLLLEQMQRSKRRSVHPLDLVRCLSMHNVKLLVLYDASQLFLILWNLIKDQITNVNLVESLALLHTIQLQQNLVCQKCSAEMKKESNLLMFPLPMFDSDSHPVRTLGDSLRRFFAPEQLVGENACHCEQCGLETPHLRGLRVTRLPQTLMLHLKRFCCTEGSQTWKISHSLAFPQSLNFSEILMPEQYNQDAQEDDGLYDLFAVVAHSGSANFGHYSAYIWSLTESRWYCFNDSSVCQVSWDDVKCTYGKAYLRWGETAYLLVYLKRNCWML, from the exons ATGGGCCAGAGAGCTGGACGTCCAAAGCCAAAAAGGACATTCAAGCTGGAGGAATATCAGACGATGACGGCCGAGGCAGATGAGGAGAGCTCTACAGAGGAAGCTTTGGAGACGTGCAGCCAGAAGCTCCAAGAGATTTGTGGGATGGCAGACTCAAGAAATG GAGCTGTTGGCCTGTACAATATTGGACTAAACTGCTGCCTCAACTCCTTGCTTCAGGTCTTGTTCATGAACAGACAGTTCACTATGATACTCCGGAG GATCAAAGTGCCCTTTGAAGCTGCGGAGCAGAAAGCAAGTGTGCCTTATCAAATGCTCTTGCTTCTGGAGCAGATGCAACGGAGCAAGAGAAGATCTGTGCATCCCTTGGATCTTGTCCGCTGCCTCTCAATGCACAATGTGAAAT TGCTTGTTCTGTATGATGCTTCTCAACTCTTCTTGATCCTCTGGAACCTAATTAAGGACCAAATCACAAACGTGAATCTG GTTGAAAGCCTGGCTCTCCTGCACACCATCCAGCTGCAGCAGAACCTAGTGTGTCAAAAGTGCTCAgctgaaatgaagaaggagagcaACTTGCTGATGTTCCCACTCCCGATGTTTGATTCTGATTCTCACCCAGTCAGGACATTG GGAGATTCATTGCGTCGTTTCTTTGCGCCGGAACAGCTGGTGGGTGAAAATGCATGCCACTGCGAACAGTGTGGCTTGGAAACGCCACATCTACGG GGCCTGAGAGTTACACGTCTGCCACAGACATTGATGCTGCACCTAAAGCGTTTCTGCTGCACAGAAGGCAGCCAGACCTGGAAAATCAGCCATTCTTTAGCCTTCCCACAGAGCCTAAATTTCAGTGAGATCCTGATGCCAGAACAGTACAACCAGGATGCGCAGGAG GATGATGGGTTGTATGATCTGTTTGCGGTTGTTGCTCACTCGGGATCAGCTAACTTTGGTCATTACTCTGCATACATTTGGAGTCTCACGGAAAGCAGGTGGTATTGCTTCAACGACTCGAGCGTCTGTCAG GTATCCTGGGATGATGTCAAATGTACCTATGGAAAAGCATATCTCCGCTG GGGTGAAACAGCCTATCTCCTGGTTTACCTGAAAAGGAATTGTTGGATGCTATGA
- the USP18 gene encoding ubl carboxyl-terminal hydrolase 18 isoform X2: MTAEADEESSTEEALETCSQKLQEICGMADSRNGAVGLYNIGLNCCLNSLLQVLFMNRQFTMILRRIKVPFEAAEQKASVPYQMLLLLEQMQRSKRRSVHPLDLVRCLSMHNVKLLVLYDASQLFLILWNLIKDQITNVNLVESLALLHTIQLQQNLVCQKCSAEMKKESNLLMFPLPMFDSDSHPVRTLGDSLRRFFAPEQLVGENACHCEQCGLETPHLRGLRVTRLPQTLMLHLKRFCCTEGSQTWKISHSLAFPQSLNFSEILMPEQYNQDAQEDDGLYDLFAVVAHSGSANFGHYSAYIWSLTESRWYCFNDSSVCQVSWDDVKCTYGKAYLRWGETAYLLVYLKRNCWML; this comes from the exons ATGACGGCCGAGGCAGATGAGGAGAGCTCTACAGAGGAAGCTTTGGAGACGTGCAGCCAGAAGCTCCAAGAGATTTGTGGGATGGCAGACTCAAGAAATG GAGCTGTTGGCCTGTACAATATTGGACTAAACTGCTGCCTCAACTCCTTGCTTCAGGTCTTGTTCATGAACAGACAGTTCACTATGATACTCCGGAG GATCAAAGTGCCCTTTGAAGCTGCGGAGCAGAAAGCAAGTGTGCCTTATCAAATGCTCTTGCTTCTGGAGCAGATGCAACGGAGCAAGAGAAGATCTGTGCATCCCTTGGATCTTGTCCGCTGCCTCTCAATGCACAATGTGAAAT TGCTTGTTCTGTATGATGCTTCTCAACTCTTCTTGATCCTCTGGAACCTAATTAAGGACCAAATCACAAACGTGAATCTG GTTGAAAGCCTGGCTCTCCTGCACACCATCCAGCTGCAGCAGAACCTAGTGTGTCAAAAGTGCTCAgctgaaatgaagaaggagagcaACTTGCTGATGTTCCCACTCCCGATGTTTGATTCTGATTCTCACCCAGTCAGGACATTG GGAGATTCATTGCGTCGTTTCTTTGCGCCGGAACAGCTGGTGGGTGAAAATGCATGCCACTGCGAACAGTGTGGCTTGGAAACGCCACATCTACGG GGCCTGAGAGTTACACGTCTGCCACAGACATTGATGCTGCACCTAAAGCGTTTCTGCTGCACAGAAGGCAGCCAGACCTGGAAAATCAGCCATTCTTTAGCCTTCCCACAGAGCCTAAATTTCAGTGAGATCCTGATGCCAGAACAGTACAACCAGGATGCGCAGGAG GATGATGGGTTGTATGATCTGTTTGCGGTTGTTGCTCACTCGGGATCAGCTAACTTTGGTCATTACTCTGCATACATTTGGAGTCTCACGGAAAGCAGGTGGTATTGCTTCAACGACTCGAGCGTCTGTCAG GTATCCTGGGATGATGTCAAATGTACCTATGGAAAAGCATATCTCCGCTG GGGTGAAACAGCCTATCTCCTGGTTTACCTGAAAAGGAATTGTTGGATGCTATGA
- the LOC128421906 gene encoding aldo-keto reductase family 1 member C3-like, translating into MALSKDRGITMNDGNKIPILGFGTASPGTVPKNKCEEATKIAIEVGFRHIDSAYAYQNEEDIGRAVRAKISDGTVKREDIFYTGKLWSTFHRPELVRKCIEESLKKLQFDHMDLFIIHNPYSLKPGPDLLPTGEDKKTIFDNVDLRQTWEAMEACKDAGLVRSIGVSNFTCKQLEMILNKPGLKYKPVINQVECHPYRNQSKMLAFCKSNNIIMEGYSVLGSQRDASWIDQNTPPLLEDPLLVAIAKKYNKTPALVAIRYQLQRGLVVLVKTYTRKRTEENAQAFTFQLSEEDMKSIDGLHKSMSFIKMDMFAGHPEYYPPDVE; encoded by the exons ATGGCACTTAGCAAAGACCGTGGCATTACAATGAATGATGGGAACAAAATACCCATATTGGGTTTTGGAACTGCTTCCCCAGGCACT GTTCCAAAAAATAAGTGTGAGGAGGCTACAAAGATAGCAATAGAAGTCGGCTTCCGTCATATTGATAGCGCATATGCGTACCAGAATGAGGAGGACATTGGAAGGGCCGTTCGTGCGAAGATTTCAGATGGAACAGTAAAAAGGGAAGACATTTTCTACACTGGAAAA CTCTGGAGTACCTTCCACCGCCCAGAGCTGGTTCGGAAATGCATAGAAGAATCGCTGAAGAAACTCCAGTTTGACCACATGGATCTGTTCATAATTCACAATCCATATTCTCTGAAG CCTGGACCAGATTTACTTCCCACAGGAGAAGACAAAAAAACAATTTTTGACAATGTAGATCTTCGGCAGACATGGGAG GCAATGGAGGCGTGCAAAGATGCTGGCTTGGTGAGGTCCATCGGAGTGTCCAACTTCACCTGTAAgcagctggaaatgatcctgAACAAGCCAGGATTGAAATACAAGCCAGTGATAAACCAG GTTGAATGCCATCCTTATCGGAACCAAAGCAAGATGCTGGCTTTCTGCAAGTCAAACAATATCATCATGGAAGGATATAGTGTCCTGGGATCCCAAAGGGATGCAAGTTG GATAGATCAAAACACTCCTCCCCTGCTTGAAGACCCTCTGTTAGTTGCGATCGCCAAGAAGTACAACAAAACCCCAGCTCTTGTGGCTATTCGCTACCAACTGCAGCGTGGCCTGGTGGTCCTGGTGAAGACCTACACCAGAAAGCGAACTGAGGAAAATGCCCAG GCATTTACTTTCCAGCTGTCTGAGGAGGATATGAAATCCATTGATGGCCTTCACAAAAGCATGAGCTTCATAAAAATGGATAT gttTGCTGGTCACCCAGAGTATTACCCACCAGATGTGGAATAA